Proteins from one Physeter macrocephalus isolate SW-GA chromosome 16, ASM283717v5, whole genome shotgun sequence genomic window:
- the LOC102977388 gene encoding calponin-3-like, whose amino-acid sequence MTHFNKGPSYGLSAEVKNKIASKYDHQEEEDLRNWIEEVTGMSTGTNFQLGLKDGIILCELINKLQPCSVKKVNESSLNWPQLENIGNFIKAIQVYGMKPHDIFEANDLFENGNMTQVQTTLVALAGLAKTEGFHTTIDIRVKYAEKQARRFDEGKLKAGQSVIGLQMGTNKCASQAGMTAYGTRRHLYDPKMQTDKPFDQTTISLHMGTNKGASQAGMLAPGTQRDIYDQKLTLQPVDNSTISLQMGTNKVASQKGMSVYGLRQQLYDPKYCAAPTEPVIHNGSQGTGTNG is encoded by the coding sequence ATGACCCACTTCAACAAGGGCCCTTCCTATGGGCTCTCAGCCGAAGTTAAGAACAAGATTGCTTCCAAGTATGATCATCAAGAAGAAGAAGATCTTCGCAATTGGATAGAAGAGGTGACCGGCATGAGCACTGGCACCAATTTTCAGCTGGGCTTAAAAGATGGCATAATCCTCTGCGAACTCATAAACAAGCTACAGCCGTGCTCAGTGAAGAAGGTCAATGAGTCCTCATTAAACTGGCCTCAGTTGGAGAATATTGGGAACTTTATCAAAGCTATTCAGGTTTATGGTATGAAGCCACATGACATATTTGAAGCAAATGATCTTTTTGAGAATGGAAACATGACCCAGGTTCAGACTACGCTGGTTGCCCTAGCAGGTCTGGCTAAAACAGAAGGATTCCATACAACCATTGACATTAGAGTTAAGTATGCAGAAAAACAAGCAAGACGTTTtgatgaaggaaaattaaaagctggCCAAAGTGTAATTGGTTTGCAGATGGGAACCAACAAATGCGCCAGCCAAGCAGGTATGACAGCCTATGGGACTAGGAGGCATCTTTATGATCCCAAAATGCAAACTGACAAACCTTTTGATCAGACCACGATTAGTCTGCACATGGGCACCAACAAAGGAGCCAGCCAGGCAGGGATGTTAGCACCGGGTACCCAAAGAGACATCTATGATCAGAAGCTAACATTACAACCTGTGGACAACTCGACAATTTCTCTACAGATGGGTACCAACAAAGTCGCTTCCCAGAAAGGAATGAGTGTGTATGGGCTTAGGCAGCAACTATATGATCCCAAATACTGTGCTGCTCCCACAGAACCTGTCATTCACAATGGAAGCCAAGGAACTGGAACAAATGGGTAG